Below is a window of Arabidopsis thaliana chromosome 2, partial sequence DNA.
TAATGGCGGATAGAGGAGCTCTTTCGTTACCGCGAGCTTCTACTTATCTTAGTTTCTCAAACCTCCATGTCTGGCGATTCCACAACCCTAGATCTTATCCTCCCTCTCGTTCTCaactcctctgtttctcttcctCATGCTCTAGAGTAACTTCGGCGAAGATAATTCAGCTGAACCGCCGGAGATTCAGCTATAAAATATGCGCCGCCGCTGATGACGGTAGGGGATACCGTTTGACGGAAAGGGGAAAAAGGGGAAGGAAGCGGCGGGAGCTATGGGAAGAactttttgaagataatgttgaagacgatgatgatgaagatgatggtggtggtggaattGGTAGTGCTAATTTTGACCTGTGGAAGATCTTAGAGGAAATTGTAGATaatgtttggattttaaagGTAATTAGTTTCAATCATGCATCTTTTAAGCcttaattatgaaattagCCGGGAATCTACTACTGCTAATTGAAAATGCTGATTGATTAAAGTATCAAAATTGTTCTTTGGTAATGGTTATGGTGATCATGTAAGAAACAGTTAATATCGTTGTGTAGTGAATCTGAACTAGTTTTGATTTCTAACTAGATAGTGTCTTTCTGCTCAAAGATAAGAGAAACGGCTTTGTTGATATATAGCTGCATTTTATTTGCATACACCAGATTTTGCTCTCTTATTGTTGGTGTGGGATCTTTATTGTGTTTGGTTTATGTTCACTTTGTAGGCATTCAAATCGTATGGATATCTCCTCCCATTCATCATCTTATCGCTTTTCTTCAGCACCGGACCCAAAGCTTTCCTCGTGTCACTAGCCGTAGCAATCGGGCCATCATTGTTATTTTATGCGTTCCAGAAGTTGATTGGTTGGGATAAACGCAGAGGTACATCAATAGCAAATCAATTCGGgatagaggaagaagaagaagaagtggagaGAAGTAGTAGCAGGATTCGATACAACCCATCAACCGTTAGAAACAATGTCAATGGCCGTGGAGTTAACCGTAGTTCAGCTGGAATGGCTTCTAAGTTTGGTGGGTGGGACGAGTTAGACGGGCTTGGTACCACCATTCCCGAACGGCCAACAAGCGAACCGAAGAAGAAACCGTTAccgaagaggaagagagtaagaagagaaaaggcAGCAGAACCATTATTGTTGAGATTGTTGGTgtctttgtttccattcttAAGCACATACACAAACATGCTCAAGTGAAAAAccactaaaccaaaacaaaccaagTTGTTCAaattaaaccgaaccgaaattGGTTAAAAATAGAGAATAATTATGAGCCTCAATTTCAGTTTGAGCATCACCATTTCTTTTCCATGACTTTCCTCTTATCAAGAACATTTATTTCTCTCACTCTCAGACCTTCTTGTTCGATTTCCATGGCGAATTTAACGACGAACGCTAAAACTCGCCTGAGAGGTGTTGTATTCGATATGGACGGAACCCTGACTGTTCCGGTCATCGATTTCGCCGCAATGTATAGAGCTGTTCTTGGTGAAGATGCTTACAAGCGAATCAAAGCAGAGAGCCCTAGTGGGATTGATATTCTGCATCATATTGAGTCGTGGAGTCCTGATAAACAGCAGAAGGCGTATGAAATCATTGCTGATTATGAGAAACAAGGAATAGATAAGCTTCAAATCATGCCTGGTACGGATTCAtctgctttatttttttatttttgattttgtgtttgcGCTGAGGAAGTGTTAAGGATTTGGGTTTTCGTCTGATAATCTATCGTAAAATGGGTTAAAGATTGAGAATTTCGTAGAGTTAAAGATGAGAAAAGATTGCAAATTCAAGGCTGAAAGATAAAATGAACATTTGTTAAAAGTGAAGACTTTATGGTCTAACGGAGGTTTGACTTTTGTCTTAGAGCCCCACATCACGATTTGAGATCATTCCTTTACTGGTCATTGACTTTATGCTGTTGAGTTCTATAAGATGATTTAGCAGTTGAAAATCTAGAAGGAGTACTGTGTTTCTTTGGCGTTTAGAGGTTTAATTCTCTTCTGATATGTGATCATTTATGTGGCAGGTACTGCTGAACTATGTGGCTTCCTTGATTCCAAAAAGATAAAGTCTGTGGTTTTCAGATACTTCTGtctatgattttttgttttcttgttcagATAACTTGACTGTTGTTacattttgtattttacttTATAGGAGGGGGCTAATTACACGCAATGTTCAAAAGGCAATCGACATCTTCCATCAACGTTTTGAGGTAAGAATGTTGAATTGAAGACATTTTGACAGCTGCCTGAGATAGGTTTAGCTggatcattcttttttttttatcagagagaagaaatctgAGGCAGTTCCTTACAGTTATTTTTCATTGTATAGGTTATCTTTTCTCCAGCACTAGGCAGAGAGTTTCGTCCATATAAACCAAACCCAGACCCGCTGTTGCATATATGTTCTACATGGGACATCCAACCTAATGAAGTCATGATGGTTGGTGACAGCTTAAAAGATGATGTGAGTGACAGACATGATGACAAGCCTTTGGTCAACCCTTTCTCCATAGCAAATCGATAAGCAATGCAATGAAAGAAGCTTAAACAATGGATCTTCTCATGCCATTGCTTAAAGATTTTCTATGTGGAAAGGATGCCTACCAACTTTTCAGACTATTTTTCTCACATCTTTACTGAAGATTACAACTGGTAATCGATCTTTCTTTTCTCGATTCTGCAGATAGCATGTGGGAAACGAGCTGGAGCCTTCACTTGCTTGCTAGATGAAACCGGAAGGTATGGACCAGACGATTTTTCTGTTTCCGGTCTGCAACCTGATTTTAAGGTTGATTCCTTGTCCAAAATCCAGAACCTATTGGAGACGAACTTCGACCTGAACCCGTAGTTTTTCCAAGTTCCTCATCTTGTAGTTTCAGTGACCAAATTAGTGTCCTACTCAACACAGTATCTGTTCAGGATAGCCATAAATGTCAAACCACGGAATTCTATGCACTGGCTATCTTTAAGTTGCACAATTGTGTCCCTGCATGGTCGTCTAGCGAACATGTGTGTGAGGGCAAACATTGTTGTTtgttaaatccaaaatttcaagatttttaaTATCATCTCTAGTCTCTGAATGGCTGAATCTGTTTCTTAGTAAGTCTTCCAACAATGATAGATCTAGTGTGAAATGTGATCCTGCTAAGTGAAAAAGACTTCTCAATCGCTATTAGTGTTTCTACAAGGAACCAATGAATGCATATATCTTCGTGAAGGTCCCAGTGGGGTCTTTTTGCTTCCCTAGCGTCTGGTTAGCACGGTCAGATTATGGCATGTCTTCGCAGAATCatgatacaaacaaaacatttgtaTTTGATGGTGATCTAATGCCATATTCCCAGAATAATGGCGATTGCAAATAAGATCAACAAGGTAAAGTTGCCTCCGGGAAGAACCCATGGCCTGCAAAATCAGAAGGTTTTGGTTTCATATGAATCCCATAGATAGTTCcaatgaagaaacagaggactACAGAGAATGTTTTGTATAGTAGGGTGAAGTTACCTGAGCTTCTTTCTGGACTGTTGAATATAAGCCATTGCAGGAGGCAGGACACCAAAGAGGAAACAGTTTGCATAAACACCGGCAAAATCCAGAGCTCTCGAGAACGTTGAGGGAAAGAATGTTGCAATTAGAGCTGGAACTCCAAGGACAAATAGCATCACTACTGCTTCAAACCCATCACGAGCTCTTGCTGGTTCATTGTATGAGGCTCTCCCATTAGTTCTCCTATCACGCTCTTTTGATGAGAAACTTACAGACCCAAGTCTTCCATTTCCATTTGATTGCTTAGACACAAGCTTCCATGTGTCGAGGAGCTGTTTCGGGAAGCTAACAGCATATCCGATTAAACTGGTAGCTAAGGCTGAGAAAGCAAAGCCTTGAACAGCAGATAAGGCAGAAGGATTCAcagatagaagaagagagattgggTCAATGGTTGAAGAAGGTGCAGCAGGCACAGTGATTCTTGCAAGCCCCAAAACAATTAGATTCCAAGACAACACCATAGCCAATGGCACAACACCGCCTACAAGAATGGCTCTCCGAGCATCTGAAACCGAATCCCCAGCGAGATTGCATATGAAAGGCGTGATCACATGAAACCCTAGTGTCAGTACCATAACAGGAACCGCGGGTAAAACCATGGAGACTTTCCAACATGATTGACCAAATGAGGCTAACACATTGGACCTAGCCACAGATAAACCAATGGCCACAAGTGAAGTTATAGAGAAGAGCATGAGGAAGCAGAGACCCCTGTTGGTGAAATCAATGGCATTGAAAGGGAAAAACCCGATCAAGATTCCGGAAACTAGAGGGAATATAGCATTGGCCAAAAATGGATTCATTGAAGGAAACCATTGAGACACAATGGAGCCAATACCCGAGACACAAGCAACCATCAAAGAGAAACTTAGTGAAGCATACACAAAAGCCACGAAAACTCCAAATTTGTTCCCAAAGGATTTAGTTGCAAGTCCTGTGAAACTAACCTCTGCTGCATTGTCTTCTTCCATTGCTGCAAAGCTGAGCTCAGCCACGAGAAGAATAGAGGAAATGACGTAAACCCAAGAACAAAGTAAAGCAATGGTCGATGGGATAGAACCAGATCTGATAGTTGCAGCTGGGAGGCCGAGCATTCCTGGACCAACGGCTGTTCCGATGATCAAACTAACGGCAGCCCAAAAACTCTTTCCCTTCTTCGTTTCGTGGGTAATCTCCAAATCATCCATTTTTTCTAAAGTCTCCGACTTTTCATCTTTGACGAACTCAGAAGACACGATAGTTGAGTGAGGCTCATCGTGGTCGCTGCATTTGACAACTAAAGGTGAGTAGAGAGAGCCATTCTGCGAAATGGGTTTCCGGTAATCTTTGGTAAATTGGGTTGGAGGCGAACTCTGAAAATGACGACAGTCGGGAAACTTGGGAAAACTCAGGCGAGAAGAGAGTGTACGAAGGACATTTTGGggaaaaagattgaattttgaaaatgtggGCGTTGCTGCAATGGGAGCTAGAGAATGTTGGCGAAAAGGAAGAGCCATTGATGCGATGTGCAAGATTCTCTGTCAAGTGGAcctgatttgattttgttggtaTCAACTTTTGGAATCTTAAGGCTGTCTTGTGAAGATACCTATTTACTCTTTAGTGTCTTTTTAGGGCTTTGTCTAATAAACCAGACATGAGGAATTGGTCTAACCAAAAGGATTGGATTggtttagaaacaaattaaaggtACAATATCTATCTTTGATTATTTGCCTTTCATTGGAGTGGTCTAATCATTGGATTGATTACCGCTAACACTAGACACAGCCTAAAACTCAACTAATAACTAATCTTCATGTAAATAAAATGTCTTATGCCAAATCAATAGTGAGTTgcacaaaacagagaatgtAAGGATGGACATAGAGTAGTCTTTCTATGCCAAATATTTAAGCTAGATTGCTAGAACTTAGTTTCGACATCAAAGAATGTCGGTAAACGACAAGACTTtagaagcagcagcagcagattTGGCCTTCTCCTTATTCCGTTCAACTTTGAAGTCCAACAAAGTTAGCTCCATATTCTTGACCCGTTCCTTCAATTCTTGGATCCGGAGACCACCAGCAATTGCTTTCTTCCTCTCAATATATATCCGGATTGGATTGGTTCGGGTTTGAAttgtagagagaaagaggaagatggTTGATATTTGGTTGATTGATATTCTCGCAAACAGAAAAAGACATACAATACAATGTGTTTGCTAAACTGATCTAAACCAAACggaattacaaaataaaatagttatacCGAGTGACTGAACCGAAATTGATCAAACCAGATGGATAATAGAGTACATGTCACATGCAGCAATAGTTTCTTTAAGATCGCAGGAGTTTcctaagaaaaaggaagagaaaaacctTAAGTTTACtaaaaaaaggcaaaagagaaatatcaagctaaaaatagataaatactATGGgaaaaattatgatttgtaAGCGTATGTCCTTCTCCAAAATCTCGCTTTCGAGGGTGGGGAGAGAGTAGaag
It encodes the following:
- a CDS encoding uncharacterized protein (unknown protein; FUNCTIONS IN: molecular_function unknown; INVOLVED IN: biological_process unknown; LOCATED IN: chloroplast; EXPRESSED IN: 21 plant structures; EXPRESSED DURING: 13 growth stages; BEST Arabidopsis thaliana protein match is: unknown protein (TAIR:AT3G04310.1); Has 41 Blast hits to 41 proteins in 12 species: Archae - 0; Bacteria - 0; Metazoa - 0; Fungi - 0; Plants - 41; Viruses - 0; Other Eukaryotes - 0 (source: NCBI BLink).), giving the protein MADRGALSLPRASTYLSFSNLHVWRFHNPRSYPPSRSQLLCFSSSCSRVTSAKIIQLNRRRFSYKICAAADDGRGYRLTERGKRGRKRRELWEELFEDNVEDDDDEDDGGGGIGSANFDLWKILEEIVDNVWILKAFKSYGYLLPFIILSLFFSTGPKAFLVSLAVAIGPSLLFYAFQKLIGWDKRRGTSIANQFGIEEEEEEVERSSSRIRYNPSTVRNNVNGRGVNRSSAGMASKFGGWDELDGLGTTIPERPTSEPKKKPLPKRKRVRREKAAEPLLLRLLVSLFPFLSTYTNMLK
- a CDS encoding Tryptophan/tyrosine permease, with the protein product MALPFRQHSLAPIAATPTFSKFNLFPQNVLRTLSSRLSFPKFPDCRHFQSSPPTQFTKDYRKPISQNGSLYSPLVVKCSDHDEPHSTIVSSEFVKDEKSETLEKMDDLEITHETKKGKSFWAAVSLIIGTAVGPGMLGLPAATIRSGSIPSTIALLCSWVYVISSILLVAELSFAAMEEDNAAEVSFTGLATKSFGNKFGVFVAFVYASLSFSLMVACVSGIGSIVSQWFPSMNPFLANAIFPLVSGILIGFFPFNAIDFTNRGLCFLMLFSITSLVAIGLSVARSNVLASFGQSCWKVSMVLPAVPVMVLTLGFHVITPFICNLAGDSVSDARRAILVGGVVPLAMVLSWNLIVLGLARITVPAAPSSTIDPISLLLSVNPSALSAVQGFAFSALATSLIGYAVSFPKQLLDTWKLVSKQSNGNGRLGSVSFSSKERDRRTNGRASYNEPARARDGFEAVVMLFVLGVPALIATFFPSTFSRALDFAGVYANCFLFGVLPPAMAYIQQSRKKLRPWVLPGGNFTLLILFAIAIILGIWH
- a CDS encoding Haloacid dehalogenase-like hydrolase (HAD) superfamily protein (Haloacid dehalogenase-like hydrolase (HAD) superfamily protein; FUNCTIONS IN: hydrolase activity, catalytic activity, phosphoglycolate phosphatase activity; INVOLVED IN: metabolic process; LOCATED IN: chloroplast; EXPRESSED IN: 23 plant structures; EXPRESSED DURING: 15 growth stages; CONTAINS InterPro DOMAIN/s: Haloacid dehalogenase-like hydrolase (InterPro:IPR005834), HAD-superfamily hydrolase, subfamily IA, variant 1 (InterPro:IPR006439); Has 3270 Blast hits to 3270 proteins in 1213 species: Archae - 109; Bacteria - 2717; Metazoa - 21; Fungi - 80; Plants - 57; Viruses - 0; Other Eukaryotes - 286 (source: NCBI BLink).), yielding MTFLLSRTFISLTLRPSCSISMANLTTNAKTRLRGVVFDMDGTLTVPVIDFAAMYRAVLGEDAYKRIKAESPSGIDILHHIESWSPDKQQKAYEIIADYEKQGIDKLQIMPGTAELCGFLDSKKIKRGLITRNVQKAIDIFHQRFEVIFSPALGREFRPYKPNPDPLLHICSTWDIQPNEVMMVGDSLKDDIACGKRAGAFTCLLDETGRYGPDDFSVSGLQPDFKVDSLSKIQNLLETNFDLNP
- a CDS encoding Tryptophan/tyrosine permease (Tryptophan/tyrosine permease; CONTAINS InterPro DOMAIN/s: Tryptophan/tyrosine permease (InterPro:IPR018227); BEST Arabidopsis thaliana protein match is: Tryptophan/tyrosine permease (TAIR:AT5G19500.1); Has 2832 Blast hits to 2825 proteins in 686 species: Archae - 20; Bacteria - 2600; Metazoa - 3; Fungi - 2; Plants - 103; Viruses - 0; Other Eukaryotes - 104 (source: NCBI BLink).) codes for the protein MDDLEITHETKKGKSFWAAVSLIIGTAVGPGMLGLPAATIRSGSIPSTIALLCSWVYVISSILLVAELSFAAMEEDNAAEVSFTGLATKSFGNKFGVFVAFVYASLSFSLMVACVSGIGSIVSQWFPSMNPFLANAIFPLVSGILIGFFPFNAIDFTNRGLCFLMLFSITSLVAIGLSVARSNVLASFGQSCWKVSMVLPAVPVMVLTLGFHVITPFICNLAGDSVSDARRAILVGGVVPLAMVLSWNLIVLGLARITVPAAPSSTIDPISLLLSVNPSALSAVQGFAFSALATSLIGYAVSFPKQLLDTWKLVSKQSNGNGRLGSVSFSSKERDRRTNGRASYNEPARARDGFEAVVMLFVLGVPALIATFFPSTFSRALDFAGVYANCFLFGVLPPAMAYIQQSRKKLRPWVLPGGNFTLLILFAIAIILGIWH